One part of the Arthrobacter tumbae genome encodes these proteins:
- a CDS encoding cytochrome P450, whose product MSSAGSLPQLTVRETATFLSKVLVPTLAKGPIIRRPQLVALAEKLHLDERAVAILAQLAAKYPASPVLLRLPLRRQAIVLEPNDVHRILAETPEPFTAASSEKKAALSHFQPRNSLISSGSQRSARRALQDQVLDSGSPVHHLAESFLPVVAEEAEELLRMVGRSGALTWDEFIRSWYRLVRRVVFGDAAADDEELTDMLAQLRADGNWAFLKPRKRHLRSQFLAAVEHRMHAAPPGSLAAVMSGMNPQDDAAPVEQVPQWLFAFDPAGMATFRTLAAVAAHPEVRARALREVTENRTRREYLPWLRACVLESLRLWPTTPMVLRQATRDVAWDAGTMSAKCGVLIYAPFFHRDERTVPHPDAYTPERWLNDDDGDWALIPFSEGPAACPGRHLVLMLTSAFLSHLLEGPTLQLESAERLNVGGPLPGALDNYSLRFTAAAADR is encoded by the coding sequence ATGAGCTCCGCTGGATCGCTGCCGCAGCTAACCGTCCGGGAAACCGCGACCTTCCTGTCGAAGGTACTGGTACCGACCCTCGCCAAGGGGCCGATCATCAGACGGCCACAGCTGGTGGCGCTCGCAGAGAAGTTGCACCTCGATGAGCGCGCAGTCGCCATACTCGCTCAGCTGGCGGCGAAGTATCCGGCTTCGCCTGTGCTCCTCCGCTTGCCGCTGCGCCGCCAGGCGATAGTCCTGGAGCCCAATGACGTTCACCGGATCCTGGCCGAAACTCCTGAGCCTTTCACCGCTGCCAGTAGCGAGAAGAAGGCAGCCCTCTCGCACTTCCAGCCCCGGAACTCCCTCATCTCATCCGGCAGCCAGAGGAGCGCACGCCGGGCTTTACAGGATCAGGTCCTGGATTCCGGAAGCCCTGTGCACCACCTGGCGGAGTCGTTCCTTCCGGTCGTCGCCGAGGAGGCGGAGGAGCTATTGCGCATGGTGGGCAGGTCCGGCGCGCTGACCTGGGACGAGTTCATCCGTTCCTGGTACCGGCTGGTCCGGCGGGTTGTCTTCGGGGATGCGGCCGCGGACGACGAGGAACTCACCGACATGCTCGCCCAGCTCCGCGCTGATGGAAACTGGGCATTTCTGAAGCCGCGCAAACGGCATCTGCGCTCGCAGTTTCTCGCCGCCGTCGAGCATCGGATGCACGCAGCACCGCCGGGCAGCCTCGCTGCGGTGATGTCGGGAATGAATCCGCAGGACGACGCCGCACCGGTTGAGCAGGTCCCGCAGTGGCTGTTCGCCTTCGATCCGGCGGGCATGGCAACGTTCCGAACCCTCGCTGCCGTGGCGGCGCATCCGGAGGTTCGCGCCAGGGCGCTTCGGGAAGTCACCGAGAACCGCACCCGCCGCGAGTACCTGCCATGGCTCCGGGCGTGTGTCCTGGAGTCCCTGCGGCTGTGGCCGACCACCCCGATGGTGCTGAGGCAGGCCACCCGGGACGTGGCATGGGATGCGGGGACCATGTCAGCCAAGTGCGGCGTTCTGATTTACGCTCCGTTCTTCCACCGCGATGAGCGGACCGTGCCCCACCCGGATGCGTACACTCCGGAACGCTGGCTGAACGACGACGACGGCGATTGGGCACTCATCCCCTTCAGCGAGGGCCCTGCCGCGTGCCCCGGACGCCACCTCGTGTTGATGCTGACCAGCGCTTTCCT
- a CDS encoding 3-hydroxyacyl-CoA dehydrogenase: MECAGTVALVTGGASGLGRATAQRLHDDGAAVVILDLPQSDGAGFAESLGERARFVPADVTSEEQVQAAVDAAAELGPLRIVVNCAGVATPGKVLGRDGVLPLEQFNKVIGINLIGTFNVLRLAAAAMVATEPVQTSTGTNERGVIINTASVAAFDGQIGQPAYSASKGAVAAMTLPVARELARSYIRVMTIAPGIFETPMMAGLPQEAQDSLGKQVPHPSRLGKATEYASLVAHIVENQMLNGETIRLDGAIRMAPK, from the coding sequence ATGGAGTGTGCAGGAACGGTAGCCCTGGTAACCGGCGGAGCGTCCGGACTCGGCCGGGCAACGGCGCAGCGGCTGCATGACGACGGCGCGGCGGTGGTGATTCTGGACCTTCCGCAGTCGGACGGGGCGGGTTTTGCCGAGTCGCTGGGGGAGCGGGCACGCTTTGTTCCGGCTGACGTCACCAGCGAGGAACAGGTTCAGGCCGCGGTGGATGCTGCGGCTGAGCTTGGCCCGCTGCGGATCGTTGTGAATTGTGCAGGAGTGGCGACGCCAGGGAAGGTGCTGGGCAGGGACGGCGTGCTGCCGCTGGAGCAGTTCAACAAGGTCATCGGCATCAACCTGATCGGTACCTTCAACGTGCTGCGGCTCGCGGCGGCCGCCATGGTCGCCACCGAGCCGGTGCAGACTTCGACCGGCACGAACGAACGCGGCGTCATCATCAACACGGCCTCCGTCGCGGCGTTCGACGGGCAGATCGGGCAGCCTGCATACTCCGCGTCCAAGGGTGCCGTGGCGGCGATGACCCTGCCCGTTGCGCGTGAACTTGCGCGGTCATACATCCGGGTCATGACCATCGCCCCTGGCATCTTCGAAACCCCCATGATGGCCGGCTTGCCGCAGGAGGCTCAGGACTCCCTCGGGAAGCAGGTGCCGCACCCATCCAGGCTCGGCAAGGCCACCGAATACGCTTCGCTGGTTGCGCACATCGTTGAGAACCAGATGCTCAATGGCGAGACAATCCGGCTTGACGGCGCCATCCGCATGGCGCCGAAGTAG
- a CDS encoding acyl-CoA dehydrogenase family protein, giving the protein MESSLPSADFYGFESLLSDAERAKLQDVRDFLAKDVAPYATDWWNRAEFPLEVLPKLAALNLSTPVQQGYSYLFSGMVIAELTRADTSLATFFMVHHDLFVEALHEFGTEDQKARLLNDAMDLTITGAFALTEPQHGSDVAGGMATTATRDGDTWILNGAKRWIGNGTFCDYMLLWARDTADGAVRGFILDATLPGVTRTAIENKIALRTVQNADILLDNVRVSEADRFAGINSFTDTKRLLRGSRILVGWQAVGQQLAAFDAARAYAVERHQFGRPLAGFQLIQQQLVRMLGNTTASLGMMARVAQLQQDEHRGLHEVQPQIPHRGADMAQAALAKSYTSSLMRETVAMGRSIFGGNGIVTDYQMAKIFADAEAIYTYEGSFEINTLIVGRAVTGVSAIL; this is encoded by the coding sequence ATGGAGAGCAGCCTCCCATCCGCAGACTTCTACGGATTCGAGTCCCTGCTCAGCGACGCCGAACGGGCGAAGCTGCAGGACGTGCGGGATTTCCTCGCGAAGGACGTGGCGCCGTACGCCACTGACTGGTGGAACCGGGCAGAATTCCCGTTGGAGGTGCTGCCCAAACTTGCCGCCCTGAACCTGAGCACGCCCGTCCAGCAGGGGTACAGCTACCTGTTCAGCGGCATGGTCATCGCTGAACTCACCCGCGCCGATACGTCGCTGGCAACGTTCTTCATGGTGCATCACGATCTGTTCGTTGAGGCGTTGCACGAGTTCGGCACAGAGGACCAGAAGGCACGGCTGCTGAACGATGCCATGGACCTCACGATCACCGGTGCCTTTGCCCTCACGGAACCCCAGCACGGGTCCGATGTGGCGGGCGGCATGGCAACCACCGCAACCCGGGACGGTGATACCTGGATCCTGAACGGCGCGAAGCGGTGGATCGGAAACGGAACGTTCTGCGACTACATGCTGCTGTGGGCGCGGGACACCGCGGACGGCGCTGTGCGGGGCTTCATCCTGGACGCAACGCTGCCGGGGGTCACCCGGACGGCCATCGAAAACAAGATTGCACTGCGGACAGTGCAGAACGCGGACATCCTTTTGGACAACGTGCGGGTGTCAGAGGCGGACCGCTTCGCCGGCATCAACAGCTTCACTGACACCAAGCGCCTGCTGCGCGGCTCCCGCATCCTGGTCGGCTGGCAGGCCGTCGGGCAGCAGCTCGCGGCGTTCGACGCGGCGCGGGCGTACGCCGTCGAGCGCCACCAGTTCGGGCGCCCGCTGGCCGGGTTCCAGCTCATCCAGCAACAGCTGGTGCGCATGTTGGGCAATACCACCGCGAGCCTTGGCATGATGGCGCGGGTTGCGCAGCTGCAGCAGGACGAGCACCGCGGATTGCACGAAGTGCAGCCGCAGATACCGCATCGCGGAGCCGACATGGCGCAGGCCGCGCTCGCAAAGTCCTATACGTCGTCGCTGATGCGGGAGACGGTGGCAATGGGCAGGTCCATCTTCGGCGGCAACGGGATCGTGACGGACTACCAGATGGCGAAGATCTTCGCGGACGCCGAGGCGATCTACACCTACGAGGGTTCCTTCGAGATCAACACGCTCATTGTTGGGCGCGCGGTCACTGGAGTATCTGCGATCCTCTGA
- a CDS encoding glycoside hydrolase family 76 protein produces MPTEKPTGKLPAERREAQLHAAAAAASVPAAFGHRLLGLPGTHLAHTSLPNPSFLKRSTAPWHYWWQAHYLDCLLDAAEREHAHASKHDDGAAHRTSARRLLRTIRLRNGGRWRNSYYDDMAWLALAALRSADVAGTRPLPTLTAALASAHTPDLGGGLFWNTSRDFKNTPATAPAALYFARIGRADKAASLIDWLFTRLLDPATGLLFDGIRIPGERVVTDLYTYNQGPVLGALLALGDEQSLQRAEDLITAIATHLVLPDGALRTHGGGDGGLFTGILARYLALAAASPALPEETRTTARTLITTTARALWTGRGEREAGVRRRRTVLVFPAAPGDSAGKGAVELSTQLQAWMIFEAAHVAGGASVKATAQDPLNAA; encoded by the coding sequence ATGCCCACCGAGAAGCCCACCGGGAAGCTCCCTGCGGAACGTCGGGAAGCACAGCTGCACGCCGCAGCAGCCGCCGCGTCGGTCCCCGCGGCCTTCGGCCACCGGCTGCTCGGCCTCCCCGGAACGCACCTCGCGCACACCAGTCTCCCCAACCCCAGTTTTCTCAAGCGGAGCACAGCTCCATGGCACTACTGGTGGCAGGCGCACTATCTCGACTGCCTCCTCGACGCGGCGGAACGCGAACACGCCCATGCCAGCAAGCACGACGACGGCGCCGCTCACCGCACCAGCGCACGCCGCCTCCTGCGCACCATCCGCCTGCGAAACGGTGGGCGCTGGAGAAACAGCTACTACGACGACATGGCCTGGCTTGCCCTCGCCGCCCTGCGCTCAGCCGATGTTGCCGGCACCCGTCCCCTTCCCACGCTGACCGCCGCCCTGGCCTCGGCGCATACTCCGGACCTCGGCGGCGGCCTCTTTTGGAACACCTCCCGCGATTTCAAGAACACGCCGGCCACCGCACCGGCGGCGCTGTACTTCGCACGCATCGGACGGGCGGATAAGGCCGCGAGCCTGATCGACTGGCTCTTCACCCGGCTGCTGGACCCGGCAACCGGGCTCCTCTTCGACGGTATCCGCATCCCCGGGGAGCGTGTCGTCACCGACCTCTATACCTACAACCAGGGCCCGGTCCTCGGCGCACTTCTGGCCCTCGGCGATGAGCAGAGCCTGCAGCGCGCCGAAGACCTCATCACCGCGATAGCAACCCACCTCGTCCTGCCGGACGGCGCCCTGCGCACCCACGGCGGCGGCGACGGTGGGCTGTTCACAGGAATCCTCGCCCGCTACCTCGCACTTGCTGCCGCGTCTCCCGCCCTTCCGGAGGAAACCCGCACAACCGCCCGGACCCTGATTACGACGACGGCACGCGCCCTCTGGACGGGGCGCGGTGAGCGGGAAGCCGGCGTGCGCCGTCGTCGTACTGTCCTGGTTTTTCCTGCCGCGCCGGGAGATTCGGCCGGGAAGGGCGCGGTGGAGCTGTCAACGCAACTGCAGGCGTGGATGATTTTCGAAGCCGCGCATGTCGCTGGTGGAGCCTCAGTTAAAGCCACCGCCCAGGACCCTCTGAACGCCGCATAG